CCGCGCCGCGCTCAGCGGCGTGCATCGCGAAGATCCGCACATCCAGGTCAAGCTCGCCCACGCGTTGCTGGAAGCCGGCGAACCGGCGCAGGCGCGGCAACTGCTCGACGAACTGATCGCCAAGCGCCCGGATTTCCGCTCGCCGGAAGGCCACCTGACCTATGCGCGCGCGGTCGCCGCGCAAGGCGACAAGAGCAACGCGAAGGAAGAGTTCGAAGCGTTGACCGCTTACAGCAGCGGCTTCG
This genomic stretch from Salifodinibacter halophilus harbors:
- a CDS encoding tetratricopeptide repeat protein; this encodes RAALSGVHREDPHIQVKLAHALLEAGEPAQARQLLDELIAKRPDFRSPEGHLTYARAVAAQGDKSNAKEEFEALTAYSSGF